The following coding sequences lie in one Prionailurus viverrinus isolate Anna chromosome X, UM_Priviv_1.0, whole genome shotgun sequence genomic window:
- the LOC125157743 gene encoding embryonic testis differentiation protein homolog B-like, producing MEKEKPEVKPSTPAPSNEEKTTRPSRRPRPSQNVLCFLLNRQLGRHRSDVDLSMWVWMLD from the coding sequence atggagaaagaaaaacctgAAGTGAAACCCAGCACACCCGCACCCAGCAACGAGGAGAAGACAACTAGACCCTCAAGACGCCCCAGGCCTTCCCAAAATGTCCTGTGCTTTTTACTGAATAGGCAGCTGGGGAGGCACAGAAGTGACGTGGACCTGTCCATGTGGGTGTGGATGCTGGACTGA